The genomic stretch AGTAGTGAAACGGTACATCGCCGATGGTAGTGTGGGGTTTCCCCATGTGAGAGTAGGTCATCGCCAAGCTTTTATTCAAAACCCTGATCGGGAACGGTCAGGGTTTTATTGTATCTGGAGTTTGTGAATCCTAACCCCAATCCCCAATCCCTGCGGCTAACAGCTGCCGTGTTGCTCATCCTTTTTATACCTGTAAACTCTCCTTGTTGTTTCACTCCTTCTGACTGCTGAAAACGCTCAGACGTGTCTCAAACGATCACCGACCTCAATTACGAAAGCGCTTAATGCGTTAAACGTCTTTAATAATGCTGGCATCCCAATCAGTTGTTTTGAGAGAACAAATCGAGCTATTCTCTTTTGAGCCTAATAGAGGAGAACGATGATGTATGCAAAACAACAGATATTGGTGTTGGAGAGAAGCGCGCGTTCAAAGTTGGCGGCGAACATATTCTGATTTATCACTTAAGCGATGGATTTTATGCAACGCAAGCCCGTTGCACGCACCTGTTTAAGTCGATGGAAAACGGCGATATTACTGCGAACGATGAGATCCAATGCCCATTGCATCGAGCTCGATTTGATATCAAGACCGGGGAGGTTAACGAATGGGCAAACTTCCCCAAAGCTGTGAAGGTGATTGATGGCTTACGCCCAGCGAAATGTTTGAAAACGTACCCCGTTGCTATCGACGGCGATACGATTCAAGTACTTGTTGGTGAAGAACCCGTCTCTACCTAAAGTAAGCGCACTTGAAATAACTTGGCTTTGGCGTGCTGCAGTACTGTAAACGATGCTCTAGTGCAGCAGCATTTCTTCAGCATGTTCCAATGTGCGCTGAGTAATCTCAATGCCGCCTAGCATGCGCGCGATTTCTTTGACTTTGTCGTCTTTATCGAGACTGATCATTTGTGTTGTTGTATTCGCTGCAGTTTGCTGTTTTGCGACATAATAATGCTGATGTGCTTGTGAGGCGACCTGTGGCTGGTGCGTTACACATACAATTTGTGCGTCGCCAGCCAGTTGCCGGAGAAGTCGACC from BD1-7 clade bacterium encodes the following:
- the bphF gene encoding Biphenyl dioxygenase system ferredoxin subunit — translated: MSLIEENDDVCKTTDIGVGEKRAFKVGGEHILIYHLSDGFYATQARCTHLFKSMENGDITANDEIQCPLHRARFDIKTGEVNEWANFPKAVKVIDGLRPAKCLKTYPVAIDGDTIQVLVGEEPVST